One genomic segment of Panicum virgatum strain AP13 chromosome 2N, P.virgatum_v5, whole genome shotgun sequence includes these proteins:
- the LOC120661275 gene encoding ycf49-like protein codes for MASLRLVAALAPSPPPPPPPRREPRRPPPSAVRLTSGVALAAAAAAAVAAAASPPALAALSEPANALSLPTWAVHVSSVAEWVTAMWLVWDYGERTGIKGWKGLSWGMVPLLGGAMCACTWHFFYNSESLEVLVALQGALTVIGNLTMCIAAYRIFKASQEGSKT; via the exons ATGGCGTCCCTCCGGCTCGTGGCGGCGCTAgcgccctctcctcctccaccgccgccacctcgacgTGAACCGCGGagaccgccgccgtccgcggtcCGCCTGACGAGCGGCgtggccctggcggcggcggctgctgctgccgtggccgcggccgcctcgccACCGGCGCTCGCCGCGCTGTCCGAGCCGGCGAACGCGCTCTCGCTGCCCACCTGGGCCGTCCACGTCTCCAGCGTCGCCGAATG GGTGACGGCGATGTGGCTTGTTTGGGACTACGGGGAGAGGACAGGGATCAAGGGCTGGAAGGGCCTCTCTTGGGGGATG GTACCACTTCTTGGTGGAGCGATGTGCGCCTGCACATGGCATTTCTTCTACAATTCAGAGTCTCTTGAA GTCCTTGTTGCTCTCCAAGGTGCTCTCACGGTGATCGGTAACTTAACAATGTGTATTGCTGCATACCGCATCTTCAAAGCGTCCCAGGAAGGCTCTAAAACTTGA